The Bacillaceae bacterium IKA-2 DNA window AATCTCCTTCCTCTCTATTTACCTTTATTTAAATCTCCTAAATATAATAATAACTGATTAGGACAATTTGTAAAATGAAAATACTTGGTATTCCTACTTTAAAGCTAAGATGCTTGGTTTTATGCCGAAATAGCTTCATCCCAATCATTATACCAATGCTCCCACCAATAATTGCCAATAAAAACAGTGACTTTTCAGAAATACGCCATTGACTTTTGATCGCTTTTTGCTTATCTATATACATATATACTAGAGAAATAACGTTGATAAAAAAAGCATATGCTACAAGTATTTCAATTGTCACTACATTAACCCACTTTCATTAAGAGAAGAAAAAATAAAGAAAAGTCACTCTCACATTTGAGAGTGACTTTTAAATTGTATTTTAGTTAGTTAGTTAAGCCTGCTTTTGCTTTTGTAGCAATTTCTGCAAATGCATTTTCATCATTAACAGCAAGATCAGCTAACATTTTGCGGTTCACTTCAATACCTGCAATTTTTAAACCGAACATTAAACGGCTATATGATAGACCGTTGATGCGAGCTGCTGCATTAATACGAGTGATCCATAATCTACGGAAGTCACGCTTCTTTTGGCGACGATCGCGGTAAGCGTAAATTAATGATTTCATTACTTGTACTTGTGCTGATTTAAACAATCTATGTTTTGAACCAATATAACCCTTGGCTAACTTTAATACTTTTTTACGACGATGACGAGCGACATAGCCGCCTTTTACTCTTGGCATCGTGTTTCCCTCCTCAAATCTTCAACTAAGTTGAAGACATCCAATTATTTTAAGTACGTTAACATTTGACGAATACGTTTGTAGTCTCCGCTAGAAACAATTGCAGCTTTACGAAGCTTACGCTTTGCTTTTGTAGATTTGTTTGCAAATAAGTGACTTGTGAATGCGTGAGAACGCTTAAGCTTGCCACTACCTGTCTTTTTAAAACGCTTTGCTGCACCGCGGTGAGTTTTCATTTTAGGCATAGGTAAATCCTCCCTTATTGATTACTACTATTAAAGAACTTCTCATCTTTAAGCTAAAGTTCTATAGTAAAAGCTTAATTATTTTTCAACAATTGGTGCTAAAATTAAAAACATGCTTCGGCCTTCCATTTTTGGTGCCGATTCAACCGTTGAAACGTCTGCACATTCTTTAGCCATACGTTGTAATACATCTCTACCGATTGAAGAATGCGTAATGGCACGACCGCGAAAACGGATCGCCGCTTTTACTTTATCTCCATTTTCAAGAAACTTTCTAGCATTTCGAAGCTTCGTGTTAAAATCATTCAGTTCAATTGTCGGACTCAAGCGAACCTCTTTTGTTGTAATGATCTTTTGATTTTTACGGGCTTCTTTTTCTTTCTTTTGCTGCTCATATCTAAACTTTCCGTAGTCCATAATTCGGCATACTGGCGGTTTAGCGGTTGGTGCAACCATAACTAAATCTAAGTTTGCATTTTGAGCCATTTCGAGAGCATCTTGTCTTGTCTGAACTCCAATTTGATCTCCGTTAGCCCCAATGAGACGAACTTCTCGGGCACGAATGCCCTCATTGACCAACATGTCTTTACTAATAACTATCCACCTCCATGTTTTTTTGAAAACTAGAACACCTAGTGTTATTGTCTTTATAACCAATAAAGAATTTGAATGGTTATATTTCGAAGGACCCCAGCAAGTGAATAACCTTTTTCAAACTAAAAAGGTGCGAACGCATAATGCGCCCACACCTGTATTGATTTATAATCAATATTTCGTAACCTGCAAACGATTGTGTCAGCCAGGTGAGAAGCGGGCGCCCCTTCTTGAAATGGTTCCAAATATTTTATTCACTAAGAGAGTATACCAAGAGAAATATCCTTTGTCAACCCTATGAGCGATGTTTATGTTTTGCCAATAAGTTTTCCAACTCATTGGCAGGTATTGGTTTACTAAAAAAATACCCTTGTATCTCATCACATTTTTCTTGATGTAAAAAAGCTAAAGCTGCTTCAGTTTCAACGCCCTCCGCGATAACTCGCAAGCCTAAATTATGAGCTAAATTAATGATTGACGAGACAATTGCTCGATCCCCCTTATTTACAGGAAGTTCATAGACAAAGCTTTGATCGATTTTTAACGTTGTAATGGGGAAGGTTTTCAAATAACTTAGCGATGAAAAGCCCGTCCCAAAATCATCAATGGCAATTTGAACTCCTAAGTCACGAATGCTTGTTAATGTATTACCTATCTCTATTGTGTTATCTAATAGACTATTCTCGGTTATTTCGAGTTCGAGTAAATGTGGAGCCAAATCAATTTCTGCTAATATTTTTGTGATATCCTTAATAAATCTAGGTTCTTTAAAGTGTTTAGTAGAAATATTTATGCTCATCCTTAAAGTAGAAAAGCCTTGATTATGCCACTTTTTGACCTGCGTGCAAGCTTCTTTTAGTACCCAATTTCCTAAAGGAATAATTAACCCTGTTTTCTCGGCAACTCCGATAAAATCTAAAGGCGAAATCATTCCACTACCAGGAAGGCGCCAACGAATTAACGCTTCAACAGCTACAATTTCGCCTGTTTCGATATTTACTTGTGGTTGATAATACAATTGTAGCTGATCATCAACAGCTAATGCTTTTCTCAGGTCGTTTTCTATTTGGAGCTTTCTTAGTAAAAGTGCATTCATAACGGGTGTATAGAACTTATACGTATTGCGACCATCAGCTTTAGCGGAAGATAACGCAATATCAGCATTTTTCAATAAGTCCTCTTGAGTATCTCCACTTAGTGGATACTGACTAATACCCATACTAATTTGTAAATGAATATCATAATTTTTATATAAAAATGGACTCTCAAAAATCTTTAATACATAATCACATGCCATTTTAGCTATATTTTCATCAATGTCATACAAGATAAAAACAAATTCATCTCCTCCGAAGTGATACAAATTATAATAGCCAATGTTTTTTAAGTTAACTTTTTGTAAACGATGGGCAGCCATAATTAAAATATAATCGCCAACAGTATGTCCTAATGTATCATTTATATGTTTAAAATGATCTAAATCTAATAGGACAACAGCGACATTTTTATTGGCCAGGTTTGCTTCTATTATCAGCTGAGATAAGTCTCTGTCAAGCGCTCTTCGATTCGGTAAATCTGTTAACGAGTCGTGATAGGCCATATGCTCAACAATAAGTTCTGAAGTTCTCAAATCTGTAATATCAGTCATCGAACCAACTATTTCTGTTATTTCATCACCTAGATAAAGAGGCGCTAACGTCACAAATAAGTTTTTATTTTGGAATTTCAGCTCACATCTGCATGACTCGCCATTCAAAGTTTTTGCTACAGGTTTTAGTAGTTTTTCATAGACGTCCTCAGGTAGCAACTTGGAAAGCGATTTGTGTAAATGTTTACTTTCTATTAAATTTAATTCTTTCGCTAATTTACCGGTAATTAATGTAAAAACACAACCGTTTACTTCGCACTTTTTTAATTTAAAAACAAAGTTATCTAAGCTCTTCATTACTTGACCGAAATCATTTTCAAATAATTCCCTATTTTTTGAATCCTTACTCATATAAATCCCCCTTTGAAGAATCTCCTACTCCTCATCAAACTTATATGTCTACACTTATGTCATATTCTGATATTTTTTTTATCAGTTTATCATTTTTTTTATCAGTTTATCATTTTTTTTATCAGTTTATCATTTTTTTTATCAGTTTATCATTTTTTTTAGATGTAAAATAGGGAAAATATGACTATTTCATGTTATTAGTCTTATGGATGGATAAAAACGTGAAATATGTCGATACTCTCTATAGATATGGGAAGTTTAAGTAATAGATGAAGATTGAAGGTGTTGTAATGAAAAAAAGTTTATTGATTTCGTTGGTTTTCTCACTACTAATAAGCCAAACGGTATTTGGTTTTGACCAAGAAAAGATCTTACAAGAAAAATACTTGCCACTTTTTGAAGAAATTGAATTATTAGCTATCACTAAACTCAACAATTTGATTGACCAGGCTTATATTGAGTATGAGGTAAAGAAGGCAAATAACGAACTGACACTTCCGATTCTTTTTGCCTATATAGAAAGGGGAAAACAGTTAGAACGGGAGATTGACGAATATTTCCAGATTACTTTAGCTTCGTTGAAACAGGAAATTAGTGTAAATGGACTCTCGGAAGATCTCGCCAGACCTTACGAAAAACAGTATCTAAAATCGAAGCAAAAAAATAAGTTACAACTATTAAAGAACATAACATTTGAAGGACAAACAATTAACTTTGACAGAAAAAATTGACGACATATAACTTGTAAGAAAAGCACAAGCGCCTTGGTTCTATACAATAGAAAAACTGCTGCAGGTATAAACCCACAGCAGTTTTTTCATATTAGCCAACCTTTGTTGTACAGATACTACTTATTCTACTCCATGTCCGTGGAAGAATAATGTATCATGACAGCGAGTGCATTCCATATCATTCTCGATAACCTCTAAATGTCTATCAACAATATTACGACTTCGCTTGCTATTTTCAATATTGTGACACGATAAACATGAGTCATTTGTTACTTCAGCACCATATTCAGTATATGAATTTGGGTTCATTTTTCCAGTAACAGTACTTATGACGTGACCGACACCATTAATTTTGTCTTTAATGAAGCCTTCTCCATGACAGCTTAAACATTCTAAGTTTCCATGAGGAGTATCTGAACGACTTCCTTCAAACTCTGGTGCATCGTGACAGTTTAAGCAAAAGCTAGTTTTCGTTGTTGCACTAGTTGTACTGACAGTGAGGACAGAAATAACGATTCCTACAAAAATAGCGGCTAAAATAATCAACCATAACTTCTTTTTAGTAAAAGTCATATCTATTCACCCACTTTCCATGGCGTAGCGCCAATGTAGATTTTTTGACCATTTTCTTCATAATGTTCTTGCTCCCAAGGCCAAATTGATTCCCAACCATCTTCTTCAGCAGCATTGCCATCTTTCTTCTGTGCCCAAATATATTGGTCTGGAGTAAGTCCGAAGGTTCTTCCTTCTTCATCAAGGTTAAAAACATGCTGCCTAGTTCGATTACGCCCACCTTCGTTATCCCAGTTGTCATAACCGAATGTCTCCCAGCCAAGACTACCGTTAAGAACTTCCATTCTTTCTTCTGACTCAAGTCCATGACAAGTTCTACAGTTATCTACTGGTACCTCACCAAATGTACGTGGGTTATCAGGATTATTACCGACATTATGAGAGTCATGACAGTCAAAGCAAGCTAATTGTCCGTGGATTGTCTCTCCACCTTTAATGTGATCTTGTAATTTCATATCCATATCTTGTTGGTGGTCACGACGGCCTTTA harbors:
- a CDS encoding DUF1294 domain-containing protein codes for the protein MTIEILVAYAFFINVISLVYMYIDKQKAIKSQWRISEKSLFLLAIIGGSIGIMIGMKLFRHKTKHLSFKVGIPSIFILQIVLISYYYI
- the rplT gene encoding 50S ribosomal protein L20, with amino-acid sequence MPRVKGGYVARHRRKKVLKLAKGYIGSKHRLFKSAQVQVMKSLIYAYRDRRQKKRDFRRLWITRINAAARINGLSYSRLMFGLKIAGIEVNRKMLADLAVNDENAFAEIATKAKAGLTN
- the rpmI gene encoding 50S ribosomal protein L35, coding for MPKMKTHRGAAKRFKKTGSGKLKRSHAFTSHLFANKSTKAKRKLRKAAIVSSGDYKRIRQMLTYLK
- the infC gene encoding translation initiation factor IF-3, with the protein product MLVNEGIRAREVRLIGANGDQIGVQTRQDALEMAQNANLDLVMVAPTAKPPVCRIMDYGKFRYEQQKKEKEARKNQKIITTKEVRLSPTIELNDFNTKLRNARKFLENGDKVKAAIRFRGRAITHSSIGRDVLQRMAKECADVSTVESAPKMEGRSMFLILAPIVEK
- a CDS encoding EAL domain-containing protein: MSKDSKNRELFENDFGQVMKSLDNFVFKLKKCEVNGCVFTLITGKLAKELNLIESKHLHKSLSKLLPEDVYEKLLKPVAKTLNGESCRCELKFQNKNLFVTLAPLYLGDEITEIVGSMTDITDLRTSELIVEHMAYHDSLTDLPNRRALDRDLSQLIIEANLANKNVAVVLLDLDHFKHINDTLGHTVGDYILIMAAHRLQKVNLKNIGYYNLYHFGGDEFVFILYDIDENIAKMACDYVLKIFESPFLYKNYDIHLQISMGISQYPLSGDTQEDLLKNADIALSSAKADGRNTYKFYTPVMNALLLRKLQIENDLRKALAVDDQLQLYYQPQVNIETGEIVAVEALIRWRLPGSGMISPLDFIGVAEKTGLIIPLGNWVLKEACTQVKKWHNQGFSTLRMSINISTKHFKEPRFIKDITKILAEIDLAPHLLELEITENSLLDNTIEIGNTLTSIRDLGVQIAIDDFGTGFSSLSYLKTFPITTLKIDQSFVYELPVNKGDRAIVSSIINLAHNLGLRVIAEGVETEAALAFLHQEKCDEIQGYFFSKPIPANELENLLAKHKHRS
- a CDS encoding NapC/NirT family cytochrome c — its product is MTFTKKKLWLIILAAIFVGIVISVLTVSTTSATTKTSFCLNCHDAPEFEGSRSDTPHGNLECLSCHGEGFIKDKINGVGHVISTVTGKMNPNSYTEYGAEVTNDSCLSCHNIENSKRSRNIVDRHLEVIENDMECTRCHDTLFFHGHGVE